TTGTCGTAGAGCGTCTGTCCGGCCATCGCCGAGTCCTCTAGTTGTCTGCGGATTTGGGATTCGGGCAAGTCTATCGCCCGACGTTGAATAACATCAATTTATATTTATTATATGAATCAGTCCAAACTGGAATGTGAGAGCCAGGTGCCCGCTGCCCGGCTCCACAGACCTATCGAAGCTCAGCGCACAGGCGCCGGGGCAACATCAACCACAGGAGGGTCAACACCGTGGAATTACAGTGGCTAAAAGCCTTCCTCGCCGTGGCCGAACAGGGCTCCGTGTCCGAAGCCGCCGAAACGCTGCACCTGACCCAGCCGGCAGTCAGCAAACGCCTCGCGGCGCTGGAGCAGCAGCTGGACACGGCACTGTTCGACCGCATCGGCCGGCGCCTGCAGCTGACCGACGCCGGCCGCGCGCTGCTGCCGCGGGCGCGGCATATCCTCAACGAGATCAGCGACGCCGAGCGCGAGCTGCATGCGCTCGGCAGCGCGGTGACCGGCAGCCTGCGCATCGCCACCAGCCACCACGTGGGTCTGCACCACCTGCCGCCGGTCTTGAAAGAATTCAGTTCCCGCTACCCCGACGTCGCCCTGGATATCGACTTTGTCGATTCGGAACAGGCCTATGAAGCGCTGGTGGCCGGCGAGTACGAGCTGGCGGTGGTGACCCTGGCACTGAAGGACTACCCGGCGCTGGATGCCCGCGTCATCTGGCCGGACCCCTGTGTGGTGGTGGCCGCGCCGGATCACCCACTCGCGCAGATGCCCGCGCTCGACCTGCCCGACCTGGCTCGCTACCCCGCGATTCTGCCCGACCTGAATACCTATACCGGGCGCCTGATCAAGCGCGAGTTCGATCGCCGCGGCCTTAAACTCACCGCCAAACTCGCCACCAATTTTCTCGAAACCATCAAGATGATGGCCGGCGTCGGCCTCGGCTGGAGTGTGCTGCCACGCACTTTGGTAGATGACAGTCTCGCGGTATTGCCGGTAGAAAAATTGAACATCCTGCGCAACCTCGGGGTGATCAGCCACCGCGCGCGCACGCTGAGTAACGCCGCCGCCGCACTGCAGCAACTCCTGATTGCCGCCGCAACTGATCAGTAATCACGCAATTTTCTTAAAATGTGCAACTGACAACAGAAAAGTCCGAAAAAAATAGTACACTCCGCGGCGCCCAAATTAACAAGGCGACACGGATGCATACCCCTCTCCCGGGACCATATTGAGGCACGGATGCCGAATCGACCCT
This region of Microbulbifer sp. SAOS-129_SWC genomic DNA includes:
- a CDS encoding LysR family transcriptional regulator is translated as MELQWLKAFLAVAEQGSVSEAAETLHLTQPAVSKRLAALEQQLDTALFDRIGRRLQLTDAGRALLPRARHILNEISDAERELHALGSAVTGSLRIATSHHVGLHHLPPVLKEFSSRYPDVALDIDFVDSEQAYEALVAGEYELAVVTLALKDYPALDARVIWPDPCVVVAAPDHPLAQMPALDLPDLARYPAILPDLNTYTGRLIKREFDRRGLKLTAKLATNFLETIKMMAGVGLGWSVLPRTLVDDSLAVLPVEKLNILRNLGVISHRARTLSNAAAALQQLLIAAATDQ